A window of Streptomyces armeniacus contains these coding sequences:
- a CDS encoding sugar phosphate isomerase/epimerase family protein gives MPRSFTLFTGQWADLPLEEVCRLARDFGYDGLELACWGDHFEVDRALTEPGYLEGRHQLLDKYGLRCWAISNHLVGQAVCDDPVDERHQAILPARIWGDGEPEGVRQRAAAEMADTARAAAAFGVRTVVGFTGSSIWHLVAMFPPVPPHMIERGYADFAERWNPVLDVFDAEGVRFAHEVHPSEIAYDYWTTHRALEAIGHRPAFGLNFDPSHFVWQDLDPTGFLYDFRDRIYHVDCKEARRRLDGRNGRLGSHLPWGDPRRGWDFVSAGHGDVAWEDVFRMLRSIGYDGPVSVEWEDAGMDRLQGAPEALRRLKAYDYEPPTASFDAAFGGPEDG, from the coding sequence ATGCCGCGATCCTTCACGCTGTTCACCGGGCAGTGGGCCGACCTGCCGCTGGAGGAGGTCTGCCGGCTGGCCCGCGACTTCGGCTACGACGGGCTGGAACTGGCCTGCTGGGGTGACCACTTCGAGGTGGACCGGGCACTGACCGAGCCGGGCTATCTCGAGGGCCGCCACCAGCTCCTGGACAAGTACGGGCTGCGCTGCTGGGCCATCTCCAACCATCTGGTCGGGCAGGCCGTGTGCGACGACCCGGTGGACGAGCGGCACCAGGCGATCCTGCCCGCGCGCATCTGGGGCGACGGCGAACCGGAGGGCGTACGGCAGCGTGCCGCGGCCGAGATGGCCGACACGGCGCGCGCCGCCGCGGCGTTCGGGGTGCGGACGGTGGTCGGGTTCACGGGCTCGTCGATCTGGCACCTGGTGGCGATGTTCCCGCCGGTGCCGCCGCACATGATCGAGCGCGGCTACGCGGACTTCGCCGAGCGCTGGAACCCGGTCCTGGACGTCTTCGACGCGGAGGGCGTGCGCTTCGCCCACGAGGTGCACCCCAGCGAGATCGCGTACGACTACTGGACGACGCACCGCGCCCTGGAGGCCATCGGCCACCGGCCCGCGTTCGGGCTGAACTTCGACCCGAGCCACTTCGTGTGGCAGGACCTCGACCCGACCGGCTTCCTCTACGACTTCCGCGACCGGATCTACCACGTGGACTGCAAGGAGGCCCGCCGCCGGCTGGACGGCCGCAACGGCCGGCTCGGCTCCCATCTGCCGTGGGGCGACCCGCGGCGCGGCTGGGACTTCGTCTCGGCCGGGCACGGCGACGTGGCGTGGGAGGACGTGTTCCGGATGCTGCGGTCGATCGGCTACGACGGGCCCGTCTCGGTCGAGTGGGAGGACGCGGGCATGGACCGGCTCCAGGGCGCGCCCGAGGCGCTGCGGCGGCTGAAGGCGTACGACTACGAGCCGCCCACCGCCTCGTTCGACGCGGCCTTCGGCGGGCCCGAGGACGGCTGA
- a CDS encoding PQQ-dependent sugar dehydrogenase gives MHRKNRKLRIRLAAFASALLVGGLTVGISPTTQAAPAPKKDKPAAADFQQVTLAKGEPEMGEPMTMAVLPDKSVLHTSRDGTVRLTDEGGTTSVAGRIPVYSHDEEGLQGVGIDPGFSENRFVYLYYAPPLDTPAGDAPESGSAADFEPFNGVNRLSRFVLKEDGTLDAGSETKVLDVPASRGICCHVGGDIAFDADGNLLLSTGDDGNPFQSDGFTPIDERADRNPAFDSQRSSANTNDLRGKILRIKVNADGSYDVPEGNLFAPGTEKTRPEIYAMGFRNPFRMTVDKPTGTIYVGDYGPDSGTADPARGPAGQVEFNRVTEPGNYGWPYCTGKNDAYTDYDFASGTSGAAFDCAAPVNNSPNNTGLEKLPAAKPAWIPYDGASVPEFGDGSESPMGGPVYRFDKDLDSPKKFPQEYDGDFFAGEFGRKWIKRIEQGDDGSVTSINDFPWSGTQVMDMDFGPDGALYVLDYGTGYFAGDENSALYRIENATEGHAPVAEASADVTNGQAPLDVAFSAKGTDADGDELTYSWDFGDGSTGEGTEPTHTYQENGTYSATVTATDPSGLTGTASVQVTVGNTAPTVEIQQPVDGKPFNFGDAIPFEVKVSDPEDGEIDCSKVKVTFIIGHDSHGHPQTSANGCSGTLQTKADGEHDPNANIFGVLDAEYTDNGANGQPALTTHDQGTLQPKHRQAEHFSESAEGVTVGDAEGAEGGKAVTEIKDGQWISFSPYALSGVTELAARVNATAEGSIEVRAGAADGTLVGTVPVAAGDGWQDLEAALEGAPADASSLYLVFKGTGFSLDSFTVTSS, from the coding sequence GTGCACAGGAAGAACCGCAAACTGAGAATCCGCCTCGCGGCCTTCGCGAGCGCCCTGCTCGTCGGCGGACTCACCGTCGGCATCAGCCCCACGACGCAAGCCGCCCCCGCACCCAAGAAGGACAAGCCCGCCGCGGCGGACTTCCAGCAGGTCACCCTGGCGAAGGGCGAGCCCGAGATGGGCGAGCCCATGACCATGGCCGTGCTCCCGGACAAGTCCGTGCTGCACACCTCGCGCGACGGCACGGTCCGGCTGACCGACGAGGGCGGCACCACCTCGGTCGCCGGGCGGATCCCCGTCTACTCCCACGACGAGGAAGGGCTCCAGGGCGTCGGCATCGACCCCGGGTTCAGCGAGAACCGCTTCGTCTACCTCTACTACGCACCGCCGCTGGACACGCCGGCCGGAGACGCCCCGGAGAGCGGTTCCGCCGCGGACTTCGAGCCGTTCAACGGCGTCAACCGGCTGTCCCGGTTCGTGCTCAAGGAAGACGGCACGCTGGACGCCGGCAGCGAGACCAAGGTGCTCGACGTACCCGCCAGCCGCGGCATCTGCTGCCATGTCGGCGGTGACATCGCGTTCGACGCCGACGGCAACCTGCTGCTGTCCACGGGCGACGACGGCAACCCGTTCCAGTCCGACGGGTTCACGCCCATCGACGAACGCGCGGACCGCAACCCCGCGTTCGACTCGCAGCGCTCCTCGGCCAACACCAACGACCTGCGCGGCAAGATCCTGCGCATCAAGGTCAACGCGGACGGCTCGTACGACGTCCCGGAGGGCAACCTCTTCGCGCCCGGCACCGAGAAGACCCGGCCGGAGATCTACGCGATGGGCTTCCGCAACCCGTTCCGCATGACGGTCGACAAGCCCACCGGCACCATCTACGTCGGCGACTACGGCCCCGACTCGGGCACCGCCGACCCGGCACGCGGGCCCGCCGGGCAGGTCGAGTTCAACCGCGTCACGGAGCCGGGCAACTACGGCTGGCCGTACTGCACGGGCAAGAACGACGCGTACACCGACTACGACTTCGCCTCCGGCACCTCCGGCGCGGCCTTCGACTGCGCCGCCCCGGTGAACAACTCGCCGAACAACACCGGCCTGGAGAAGCTGCCGGCCGCCAAGCCCGCCTGGATCCCCTACGACGGCGCCTCCGTGCCGGAGTTCGGCGACGGCTCGGAGTCCCCGATGGGCGGCCCGGTCTACCGCTTCGACAAGGACCTCGACTCGCCCAAGAAGTTCCCGCAGGAGTACGACGGCGACTTCTTCGCCGGCGAGTTCGGGCGCAAGTGGATCAAGCGCATCGAGCAGGGTGACGACGGCTCCGTGACCTCCATCAACGACTTCCCCTGGAGCGGCACCCAGGTGATGGACATGGACTTCGGCCCGGACGGCGCCCTCTACGTGCTCGACTACGGCACCGGCTACTTCGCGGGCGACGAGAACTCCGCGCTGTACCGCATCGAGAACGCCACCGAGGGCCACGCGCCCGTCGCCGAGGCCTCGGCCGACGTGACGAACGGCCAGGCACCGCTCGACGTCGCGTTCTCAGCCAAGGGCACGGACGCCGACGGCGACGAACTCACCTACTCCTGGGACTTCGGCGACGGCAGCACCGGCGAGGGCACCGAGCCCACGCACACGTACCAGGAGAACGGCACGTACAGCGCCACCGTGACCGCGACCGACCCCTCGGGGCTCACCGGCACCGCCTCGGTCCAGGTCACCGTGGGCAACACCGCGCCGACCGTGGAGATCCAGCAGCCGGTGGACGGCAAGCCGTTCAACTTCGGTGACGCCATCCCGTTCGAGGTGAAGGTCAGCGACCCCGAGGACGGCGAGATCGACTGCTCCAAGGTCAAGGTCACGTTCATCATCGGCCACGACTCGCACGGCCACCCGCAGACCTCGGCGAACGGCTGCTCCGGCACGCTGCAGACCAAGGCGGACGGTGAACACGACCCCAACGCGAACATCTTCGGCGTCCTCGACGCCGAGTACACCGACAACGGTGCCAACGGCCAGCCCGCGCTGACCACGCACGACCAGGGCACCCTGCAGCCCAAGCACCGCCAGGCCGAGCACTTCTCCGAGTCCGCCGAGGGCGTCACCGTCGGCGACGCGGAAGGAGCCGAGGGCGGCAAGGCCGTCACCGAGATCAAGGACGGCCAGTGGATCTCGTTCAGCCCGTACGCGCTCAGCGGCGTGACCGAGCTGGCCGCGCGGGTCAACGCGACCGCGGAGGGCTCCATCGAGGTACGCGCGGGTGCCGCGGACGGCACGCTCGTGGGCACCGTTCCGGTCGCCGCCGGAGACGGCTGGCAGGACCTCGAGGCCGCGCTGGAAGGCGCGCCGGCCGACGCCTCCAGCCTCTACCTGGTGTTCAAGGGCACCGGGTTCAGCCTCGACAGCTTCACCGTGACCAGCAGCTGA
- a CDS encoding ThuA domain-containing protein encodes MQRTARLATIAAALLLGSAALPAGHAAESAAPAAAEAGKEAGKEKKDKKDKKEGENVLVFSKTAGFRHDSIPDGIAAVQQLGEENGFTVEATEDAARFTPENLAKYDAVVWLSTTGDVLDDAQQTAFEEYVQAGGGYVGVHAAADTEYDWPWYGQLAGTYFDSHPAIQEATVHVEDHEHPATEHLEDSWVRTDELYNYQSNPRARTRVLATLDESTYTGGNMGDDHPITWCQDFDGGRSFYTGLGHTKESYAEPEFRQHLLGGIQYATGAVEATCAPPGGGDEPGYTPIFDGTSLDGWQQAGPGSFELNDDGTMTSTGGMGLLWYEAKQFSSYSLKLDWKMAGDDNSGVFIGFPASDDPWSAVDNGYEIQIDATDAEDKTTGAVYGFQSADIEARDGALNPPGEWNTYELVVEGENLKLYLNDVLINDFTNTDPVRSLTDGHVGLQNHGDGDEVSFRNVRVKELTTPVP; translated from the coding sequence ATGCAGCGCACAGCACGCCTGGCGACCATCGCGGCGGCTCTGCTTCTCGGCTCGGCTGCCCTGCCCGCCGGACACGCCGCGGAGTCCGCGGCGCCGGCCGCAGCAGAGGCCGGAAAGGAAGCCGGGAAAGAGAAGAAGGACAAGAAAGACAAGAAGGAGGGCGAGAACGTCCTGGTCTTCTCCAAGACCGCCGGCTTCCGCCACGACTCCATCCCCGACGGCATCGCCGCCGTACAGCAGCTCGGCGAGGAGAACGGCTTCACGGTCGAAGCGACCGAGGACGCCGCCCGGTTCACCCCGGAGAACCTCGCCAAGTACGACGCCGTGGTGTGGCTGTCGACGACCGGCGACGTGCTCGACGACGCGCAGCAGACGGCGTTCGAGGAGTACGTGCAGGCCGGCGGCGGCTATGTCGGCGTCCACGCGGCGGCCGACACGGAGTACGACTGGCCCTGGTACGGGCAGCTCGCAGGCACGTACTTCGACTCGCACCCGGCCATCCAGGAGGCCACGGTGCACGTCGAGGACCACGAGCACCCGGCGACCGAGCACCTCGAGGACAGCTGGGTGCGCACGGACGAGCTGTACAACTACCAGTCCAACCCCCGTGCCCGGACGCGGGTGCTGGCCACCCTCGACGAAAGCACCTACACCGGCGGGAACATGGGTGACGACCACCCGATCACCTGGTGCCAGGACTTCGACGGCGGACGGTCGTTCTACACCGGGCTCGGGCACACCAAGGAGTCGTACGCCGAGCCCGAGTTCCGGCAGCACCTGCTCGGCGGCATCCAGTACGCGACCGGGGCCGTCGAGGCCACGTGCGCGCCTCCCGGCGGCGGTGACGAACCGGGCTACACGCCCATCTTCGACGGCACCTCACTGGACGGCTGGCAGCAGGCCGGTCCCGGCTCGTTCGAGCTGAACGACGACGGAACCATGACCTCCACCGGGGGCATGGGCCTGCTGTGGTACGAGGCCAAGCAGTTCTCCTCGTACTCGCTGAAGCTCGACTGGAAGATGGCCGGGGACGACAACTCCGGTGTCTTCATCGGCTTCCCCGCCTCCGACGACCCGTGGTCGGCGGTCGACAACGGCTACGAGATCCAGATCGACGCCACGGACGCCGAGGACAAGACGACGGGCGCCGTCTACGGCTTCCAGTCCGCCGACATCGAGGCCCGCGACGGCGCGCTCAACCCGCCGGGGGAGTGGAACACGTACGAACTCGTCGTCGAGGGCGAGAACCTGAAGCTCTACCTCAACGACGTGCTGATCAACGACTTCACGAACACCGACCCCGTCCGCAGCCTCACCGACGGCCACGTCGGTCTGCAGAACCACGGGGACGGCGACGAGGTTTCGTTCCGGAACGTCCGAGTGAAGGAGCTGACCACACCGGTACCGTAG
- a CDS encoding inositol-3-phosphate synthase, with protein MTEDRTGVWLIGARGSVATTAIAGCAAVAAGLHPATGMVTATDPFADSGLPPLETLVFGGHDTAHTPLPKRAEELVTSGALPHGLPAALRAELSAADDALRPGGPCPDDPRGEEELIDAFAADLDGFRRTHGLARVVVINVATTEPVPAGDAALPASSLYAAAALRAGCPYVNFTPSAGLHHPRLRAEAERSGLPYAGRDGKTGQTLLRSVLAPMFAQRALSVRSWSGTNLLGGGDGAALTDPGAAAAKNAGKARVLSDTLGELPEGELHIDDVPALGDWKTAWDHVAFDGFLGSRMILQTIWQGCDSALAAPLVLDLARLLARAHEVGLAGPVDGLGFYFKDPDTGSSALPEQWRALLSLAARLGARP; from the coding sequence GTGACCGAGGACCGAACAGGCGTGTGGCTCATCGGAGCCCGCGGCTCCGTCGCCACCACCGCGATCGCCGGCTGCGCGGCCGTCGCCGCGGGGCTCCATCCCGCCACGGGAATGGTCACCGCGACCGACCCCTTCGCCGACAGCGGACTGCCACCCCTGGAGACCCTCGTCTTCGGGGGCCACGACACGGCGCACACCCCGCTGCCCAAACGGGCCGAGGAACTCGTCACCTCCGGCGCCCTCCCGCACGGCCTGCCCGCCGCACTCCGCGCCGAACTGTCCGCAGCCGACGACGCGTTGCGCCCCGGCGGGCCCTGCCCCGACGACCCGCGCGGCGAGGAGGAGCTGATCGACGCCTTCGCCGCCGACCTCGACGGCTTCCGGCGCACGCACGGACTCGCCCGTGTCGTCGTGATCAACGTCGCCACCACGGAACCCGTTCCCGCCGGGGACGCCGCCCTGCCCGCCAGCTCCCTCTACGCGGCGGCGGCGCTGCGCGCGGGCTGCCCGTACGTCAACTTCACCCCCTCCGCCGGGCTCCACCACCCGCGGCTGCGGGCAGAGGCGGAGCGCTCGGGGCTCCCGTACGCGGGCCGCGACGGCAAGACGGGGCAGACGCTGCTGCGCTCCGTACTGGCGCCGATGTTCGCGCAGCGCGCCCTGTCCGTACGGTCCTGGTCCGGCACGAACCTGCTCGGCGGCGGCGACGGGGCCGCCCTCACCGACCCCGGCGCGGCCGCGGCGAAGAACGCCGGCAAGGCCCGGGTGCTGTCCGACACCCTCGGCGAACTCCCCGAGGGCGAGCTGCACATCGACGACGTACCGGCGCTGGGCGACTGGAAGACCGCCTGGGACCACGTCGCGTTCGACGGCTTCCTCGGCTCACGCATGATCCTCCAGACCATCTGGCAGGGCTGCGACTCGGCACTCGCCGCGCCCCTCGTACTGGACCTCGCGCGCCTGCTCGCACGCGCCCACGAAGTGGGCCTGGCCGGGCCGGTCGACGGCCTCGGCTTCTACTTCAAGGACCCTGACACCGGGTCGAGCGCCCTGCCCGAACAGTGGCGCGCACTGCTGTCCCTCGCCGCCCGCCTCGGGGCCCGCCCGTGA
- a CDS encoding UbiA family prenyltransferase, which produces MDVPARGAAERAADWAQLLRVSAVFTVPGDALAGAAAAGCRPNRGTVLAMGASLCLYEAGMALNDWADRHIDAVERPDRPLPSGRISPRAALTAAAALTAAGLGLAAAAGRTAFGTATALAGAVWAYDLGLKHTPAGPAAMATARALDLLLGATATRAAAPAPAKPARGVGTARNPDEAVRLGEHPGLSKPVRRLRTAPGPEAPAWGRAPRPATGGGRASHTVRSAAPAAALLGAHTLAVTTVSRRETVGESTALPLAALAAVGAIAAVTTRGGHRTPVPTLLAAAYAATAARPLAHAVLNPSPQLFQRAVGGGIRAMIPLQAALAARSGSVRTAVPLLALLPLARRLSRKVSPT; this is translated from the coding sequence GTGGACGTTCCCGCTCGCGGAGCCGCCGAGCGTGCCGCCGACTGGGCACAACTGCTGCGCGTGTCGGCCGTGTTCACCGTGCCCGGGGACGCCCTCGCGGGCGCGGCAGCCGCAGGCTGCCGACCGAACCGCGGCACCGTGCTGGCCATGGGCGCCTCGCTCTGCCTGTACGAGGCAGGTATGGCGCTCAACGACTGGGCGGACCGGCACATCGACGCCGTCGAACGCCCCGACCGCCCGCTGCCCTCGGGCCGCATCAGCCCGCGCGCGGCGCTCACCGCCGCCGCCGCGCTGACCGCGGCGGGCCTCGGGCTCGCGGCCGCGGCGGGGCGTACGGCGTTCGGTACGGCAACGGCGCTGGCGGGCGCGGTGTGGGCGTACGACCTGGGCTTGAAGCACACCCCGGCGGGCCCGGCGGCAATGGCCACGGCCCGCGCCCTGGACCTCCTCCTGGGCGCCACCGCAACCCGAGCAGCGGCCCCCGCCCCCGCCAAGCCCGCCCGGGGCGTGGGGACGGCCCGTAACCCCGATGAGGCAGTCCGCCTTGGGGAGCACCCGGGCCTCAGCAAGCCCGTCCGGCGTTTGAGGACGGCCCCCGGCCCCGAGGCACCCGCGTGGGGCCGCGCGCCCCGGCCCGCCACCGGCGGTGGCCGTGCCAGCCACACCGTACGGAGCGCCGCCCCCGCCGCCGCCCTCCTCGGCGCGCACACCCTCGCCGTCACCACCGTGTCGCGGCGCGAGACCGTCGGTGAATCGACGGCGTTGCCGCTCGCCGCGCTGGCGGCCGTCGGCGCGATCGCCGCCGTCACAACCCGCGGCGGCCACAGAACCCCCGTACCCACCCTCCTCGCCGCCGCCTACGCGGCCACCGCCGCCCGCCCCCTCGCGCACGCCGTGCTCAACCCGTCGCCGCAGCTGTTCCAGCGGGCGGTCGGCGGCGGCATTCGCGCCATGATCCCGTTGCAGGCCGCGCTGGCCGCGCGGTCCGGTTCCGTACGTACCGCTGTGCCGCTGCTCGCGCTGCTGCCGCTGGCACGGCGGCTGTCCAGGAAGGTGAGCCCCACATGA
- a CDS encoding sugar phosphate isomerase/epimerase family protein: protein MTPPAALRRLALAYGTNGLADLRLDDALAVLAELGYDGVGLTLDHMHLDPLAPDLARRTAAVARSLERRGLSVTVETGARYVLDPRRKHGPTLLDAEPEGRAARVGLLCTAVRVAADLGAHAVHCFSGVAPPGTPHYEAWQRLTDGMGTVLDAADAAGVPLAVEPEPGHLVEDLAGFHRLRMAVGGTPGLGLTLDLGHCQCLEPAPPEECVHAAAPWLRHVQIEDMRRGKHEHLPFGEGEMDFPPILAALRDVGYEGLVTVELPRHSHAGPAMAETSLRFLRAAEAAAAHTRSAAAPHPVRPVQEQPC from the coding sequence ATGACCCCGCCCGCTGCCCTGCGGCGGTTGGCGTTGGCCTACGGCACCAACGGCCTCGCCGACCTCCGGCTCGACGACGCCCTCGCCGTCCTCGCCGAACTCGGCTACGACGGCGTCGGCCTGACGCTCGACCACATGCATCTCGACCCGCTCGCACCGGACCTGGCCCGGCGTACGGCCGCCGTCGCCAGGTCGCTGGAGCGGCGCGGCCTCTCCGTCACCGTCGAGACCGGCGCCCGCTACGTGCTCGACCCGCGCCGCAAGCACGGCCCGACCCTTCTGGACGCCGAGCCGGAGGGCCGGGCCGCCCGGGTGGGGTTGCTGTGCACGGCCGTACGGGTGGCCGCCGATCTGGGCGCGCACGCGGTGCACTGCTTCAGCGGCGTGGCCCCGCCGGGCACGCCGCACTACGAGGCGTGGCAGCGGCTGACCGACGGCATGGGGACCGTACTGGACGCGGCCGACGCCGCCGGTGTGCCGCTGGCGGTCGAACCGGAACCGGGCCATCTCGTGGAGGACCTGGCGGGGTTCCACCGGCTGCGGATGGCCGTCGGCGGTACGCCGGGGCTCGGCCTCACGCTGGACCTCGGCCACTGCCAGTGCCTGGAACCGGCGCCGCCGGAGGAGTGCGTACACGCCGCCGCGCCCTGGCTGCGGCACGTACAGATCGAGGACATGCGGCGCGGCAAGCACGAGCATCTGCCGTTCGGCGAGGGGGAGATGGACTTCCCGCCGATCCTGGCGGCGCTGCGCGACGTGGGCTACGAGGGGCTGGTCACCGTCGAGCTGCCCCGCCACTCGCACGCCGGACCGGCCATGGCGGAGACCTCCCTGCGCTTCCTGCGCGCGGCCGAAGCGGCGGCCGCGCACACGCGGTCCGCAGCAGCGCCCCACCCCGTACGCCCCGTACAGGAGCAGCCGTGCTGA
- a CDS encoding EboA domain-containing protein, which yields MLRAEALYEALRRRLGEDARTWLDSALEEARQSAAADPGTGPGPDPGTGPDPGTGTGTGADSGTQQPDAAQGARRPIPAWELRFASAGRHCRVRPGEDPDGTDDPDGTDDPADAARVLLLHAARPGPDTLTRLYTRGSAAERRAVLLALPRLPVGAGAVPLVEDALRANDTRLVAAAVGPYAAAHLGAHAWRQAILKCLFTGVPVAAVAELPERAAGDAELARMLHDYAAERTAAGRPVPDDLHRVLALTAKDALTAKDEEKEEKES from the coding sequence GTGCTGAGGGCCGAGGCGCTGTACGAGGCGCTGCGGCGGCGGCTCGGTGAGGACGCCCGTACGTGGCTGGACAGCGCGCTGGAGGAGGCGCGGCAGTCCGCCGCGGCCGACCCCGGCACAGGTCCCGGCCCCGATCCCGGCACCGGCCCCGACCCCGGCACCGGCACCGGCACCGGCGCCGATTCCGGCACGCAGCAGCCGGACGCGGCTCAGGGCGCCCGGCGCCCCATACCCGCCTGGGAGTTGCGGTTCGCGTCGGCAGGCCGCCACTGCCGCGTCCGCCCGGGAGAAGACCCGGACGGCACCGACGACCCCGACGGCACCGACGACCCCGCCGACGCCGCCCGCGTCCTCCTCCTGCACGCCGCCCGCCCCGGCCCCGACACCCTCACCCGCCTCTACACCCGCGGCAGCGCCGCCGAACGCCGCGCCGTGCTGCTCGCGCTGCCGCGGCTGCCGGTCGGCGCCGGTGCCGTGCCGCTCGTCGAGGACGCCCTCCGCGCCAACGACACCCGGCTCGTCGCCGCGGCCGTCGGCCCGTACGCCGCCGCGCACCTCGGCGCCCACGCGTGGCGGCAGGCCATTCTCAAGTGCCTGTTCACGGGAGTGCCCGTGGCCGCCGTGGCGGAGCTGCCTGAGCGGGCCGCGGGCGACGCCGAACTCGCCCGGATGCTGCACGACTACGCCGCCGAACGGACCGCCGCGGGCCGCCCCGTACCGGACGACCTCCACCGCGTGCTCGCGCTCACCGCGAAGGACGCGCTCACCGCGAAGGACGAGGAGAAGGAGGAGAAGGAGTCCTGA
- a CDS encoding TatD family hydrolase has product MRIFDPHIHMTSRTTDDYAAMYAAGVRALVEPSFWLGQPRTAPETFYDYFDGLLGWEPFRAAQHGIAHHCTLALNPKEANDPRCLPVLDELPRYLVKDSVVAVGEIGYDSMTPAEDAALAVQLQLAADHGLPALVHTPHRDKAAGLARTVDVVRESVLDPALVLLDHLNETTVDAAADSGCWLGFSIYPDTKMDEHRMVRILRSHGGCLDRILVNSAADWGNSDPLKTRAVGDAMLAAGFTDDEVDQVLWRNPVAFYGLSGRLDLDVVRPEPTHEGNSLLRGGE; this is encoded by the coding sequence ATGCGCATCTTCGACCCCCACATCCACATGACCTCACGGACCACGGACGACTACGCCGCCATGTACGCGGCCGGTGTCCGCGCCCTGGTCGAGCCGTCCTTCTGGCTCGGCCAGCCCCGTACGGCCCCCGAGACGTTCTACGACTATTTCGACGGGCTGCTGGGCTGGGAGCCGTTCCGTGCCGCGCAGCACGGCATCGCCCACCACTGCACCCTCGCGCTGAACCCCAAGGAGGCCAACGACCCGCGCTGCCTCCCCGTCCTGGACGAGCTGCCGCGCTACCTCGTCAAGGACTCCGTCGTCGCCGTCGGCGAGATCGGCTACGACTCGATGACCCCCGCCGAGGACGCCGCGCTCGCCGTACAGCTGCAACTGGCCGCCGACCACGGCCTCCCGGCGCTCGTGCACACGCCGCACCGGGACAAGGCGGCGGGCCTGGCCCGTACGGTCGACGTCGTACGCGAGTCCGTGCTCGACCCCGCGCTCGTCCTGCTGGACCACCTCAACGAGACGACGGTGGACGCCGCCGCCGACAGCGGCTGCTGGCTCGGCTTCTCCATCTACCCCGACACCAAGATGGACGAGCACCGCATGGTCCGCATCCTCCGCTCGCACGGCGGCTGCCTGGACCGCATCCTCGTCAACTCCGCCGCCGACTGGGGCAACAGCGACCCCCTCAAGACCCGCGCCGTCGGCGACGCCATGCTCGCCGCCGGCTTCACCGACGACGAGGTGGACCAGGTGCTGTGGCGCAACCCCGTCGCGTTCTACGGCCTCAGCGGACGCCTCGACCTGGACGTCGTACGGCCCGAGCCGACCCACGAGGGCAACTCGCTGCTGCGCGGCGGTGAGTGA
- the eboE gene encoding metabolite traffic protein EboE, translated as MRFRHPDGSTVHLSYCTNVHAAEDLDGVLAQLGTYAEPVRRRLHRDRLGIGLWLARDAAHALTSDPASLRRLRGELDARGLEVVTLNGFPYQGFGDEYVKYRVYRPDWTEPDRLEHTADLARLLAALLPDDVTDGSVSTLPLAWRTGFDADRRRTALGALTALARQLDALEELTGRSIRIGLEPEPGCTVETTADAVAALTGDGAPPAHRIGVCVDTCHLATSFEDPDRALPALARAGLPVVKAQLSAALHAEEPHRPDVRAALADFAEPRFLHQTRVRTGAGLRATDDLDEALTSGALPTEAPWRAHFHVPLHAPLRPPLTATLPELRAALGQLVGGTEPLTHHLEVETYTWQALPDGLRPRTRAQLADGIAAELGVARDLLTDLGLKELP; from the coding sequence ATGCGGTTCCGGCACCCGGACGGCTCCACCGTCCACCTCTCGTACTGCACCAACGTCCACGCGGCGGAGGATCTCGACGGCGTGCTGGCGCAGTTGGGCACGTACGCCGAGCCCGTACGGCGGCGGCTGCACCGGGACCGGCTCGGTATCGGCCTGTGGCTGGCGCGCGACGCCGCCCACGCGCTGACCTCCGACCCGGCGTCGCTGCGCCGCCTGCGCGGCGAGCTCGACGCGCGCGGCCTGGAGGTCGTCACGCTGAACGGCTTCCCCTACCAGGGGTTCGGCGACGAGTACGTCAAGTACCGCGTGTACCGCCCCGACTGGACCGAGCCCGACCGCCTCGAGCACACCGCCGACCTGGCCCGGCTGCTTGCCGCGCTGCTCCCGGACGACGTCACCGACGGCAGCGTCTCCACCCTGCCGCTCGCCTGGCGCACCGGCTTCGACGCGGACCGCCGCCGTACGGCGCTGGGCGCGCTCACCGCGCTCGCCCGGCAGCTCGACGCGCTGGAGGAGCTGACCGGCCGCAGCATCCGCATCGGCCTCGAACCCGAGCCGGGCTGCACGGTCGAGACCACCGCCGACGCGGTCGCCGCGCTCACCGGCGACGGGGCGCCGCCCGCGCACCGTATCGGCGTGTGCGTGGACACCTGCCACCTCGCCACCTCCTTCGAGGACCCCGACCGCGCGCTGCCCGCCCTCGCCCGCGCGGGACTGCCCGTCGTCAAGGCGCAGCTGTCGGCGGCGCTGCACGCCGAGGAGCCGCACCGCCCCGACGTACGTGCCGCCCTGGCCGACTTCGCCGAGCCGCGCTTCCTGCACCAGACCCGGGTCCGTACGGGTGCCGGGCTGCGCGCCACCGACGACCTCGACGAGGCCCTCACCTCCGGCGCGCTGCCCACCGAGGCGCCCTGGCGCGCCCACTTCCACGTGCCGCTGCACGCGCCGCTCCGGCCGCCGCTGACCGCGACGCTGCCGGAACTACGGGCGGCGCTGGGGCAGTTGGTCGGCGGTACGGAGCCGCTCACGCACCACCTGGAGGTGGAGACGTACACCTGGCAGGCGCTGCCGGACGGGCTGCGCCCCCGCACCCGCGCCCAGCTCGCCGACGGCATCGCGGCCGAACTGGGCGTCGCCCGCGACCTGCTGACCGACCTCGGGCTCAAGGAGCTGCCATGA